Genomic segment of Longimicrobium sp.:
TGGCGCCATGAAGCCAGGGAGATAGTCGTGAGCACCCGTGCACACAAGTCACTGTGCGGAAGATATCATCGGTCCAAAGCTTGCTCGTGACGAGTCCGTTGCCATCCGATCTGGCATACAACGATGACCGTCACGGTCCTAATCTGTGCTCTTCACACCTCCGTCGAACTGGAAAGATGAGCGACCCCGATCCGCAGACTTACCCGGAGCGCGTACTCATCAGCTATAGCCACGACTCAGCAGAGCATCGTGAGCGCGTACTCGCGCTTGCAGCACGACTCAGAGGTGATGGCGTGTTCGTGATGCTCGACCAGTACGATCCGCATCCGTCCATAGGGTGGCCCCAGTGGATGCGGCGCGAGATCGCTAAGGCCACGCACGTACTAGTAGTCTGCACCGAGACCTATTTGCGTCGTGTGAACCTCGACGAATCGCCCGATCGCGGGCTGGGAGCAACCTGGGAAGGAACCCTCATTATTCTAGAGACATACGCGAGCCAAGGGCACAATGATAAGTTCATTCCCATTGTGTTCTCCTCTGCGGCTCAACCGTTCGTCCCCGACTTTCTTCAGGGTGCAACACGCTACGATGTTAGTAGCGAAGATGGATACGATGCTCTATACGCCCGATTGACTGGGCAGCGCCTCGTTGCAGTGCCGCCGCTTGGGCCCAGGCGTAAGGTAGGTGTAGCGGCCAGGGAGGAGGGGTTGGAATCACCAGTTCGTCCCAGCAACGCGGCGCCCATACCTGTGGCAACCGATCTAATGCTGATCGAAGCCAAGGAAACGACGCAATTCATTCCGGTGATGCGGATTCGGGAGCAAGGCGACCGGGTAGAGTTCACGCTCGTCCCGCAGAACGCGGATATAACCGCATTTTTAAGCGAGTTGAAGGACCGTTGGGGGAAAACGCGGGTGTGGGTAGCATACGGCGACTCAGCGCATTCAGGCAGCGTGGAGGCGGCAGATCGCGTACGCGACTCTCTGGGTGAACGGTGGATTGTTAGCGTAGTTGTTGATGAGGGAAGCCGAGGCTCCAGCATGGAAATAGCTACTTCGGGTAAGTCGGCCGATGAAATAGCGGAACTGCGTGCCCGGCGAATCCTGTTGAACGAAAAGCCTCCTGCCGATGTCGCTCGCTGGGGGCAAGTTGACTCCATGCTTGAAACGCTCGTCCAAGGTGTCGGGGCCGGCCGTTCACTTGTCGAGTCCCCTCTCTTGCCGCTTTATCGTCAACATGGGTCCAACCCGCGACTCTTCCTTGCAGCCGCGCGCCTAGCTGCCGTGCTGGAACTACGGCGAACGGAGACAGTGGCGCACGTACTGGAACTGATTTTTCAAATGGAAGACCCACGGCGGCTTTATGTTCGTTTCAGGGGCCGACGTAGAAAGATCTACACGAACATGCCCGCCTATGAAATGGCGTTCGAAGGAGTATGTCCTCTTTCATGAAGCCCAGAGCAGTCTAAAACGTGTTTCGGAGCAGCAACAAAACGCCGTAAGTCGCAATCTGCAGCGACTTACGGCATTGCCCCCGGAGGATTCGAACCTCCACCAAAGGTTCCAAAGACCTTTGTGCTGCCCTTACACCAGGGGGCACCACATCACGCGTTCATCAGATCGTGCAGACTGCAACGAACAGCGCCCAGCACCAATCCGGTTCGGGGAGATGGCCGCGTTGGTCCTGCACGCAGCCGGGGACGGGCCGCGGCGACCATCGCCGAGCGCCCCACCCCCATGAAGGAGGTAAAGATACACCGTTGAGCCGCTTACCGGCAGGGGTGGCGAAGCGAGCGAAGCCAACCGAATCGCGCAGCCCATCGCATCGGCACCGCGGCGCTTCTACGGCGTCGCGGCGATCAGCCTGGGCGCCGCGGCGTCGCTCGTGAAGCTGAGCGCGGCGGCGTACCACTGCCCGTCGATCTTCCTCCAGACCAGGAGATACTTGCCCATGTCCAGCAGATCCCCGCCGTTGGCGCGCAGAACGATGCGGTTCACGCCCGTTTCATAGGCCAGATCGCCCGATTGGGCCATGGTGAGCCCCGCGGGCGTGCCGGCGAGCTCGCGCACCCCGAGCGACGTGAAGTACAGCCGGTAGAGCGCACCGATGGCCGCCCGCCCGTTGACCTGGGGCGATCCCCCGGCCTGGATGACGCCGTCCTCGGCCCAGAACGCGAGCGCCCGGTCGGCGTCCAGCGCGGCCTCCGCCTGCTGCAGCCCCGCGCTGCGCGCGTGCAGGGCGTCGCTCGCCGCACCGGCCGCGGGATACGGCGCGACAGCGGGGCCGCTGCCGGGGCCTGCGCAGCCCAGCGCCGCGGCCGCCGTGAGCACGGCGACGGTCCTGATCATGGAGGGGAACATGGTTTTTCTGCGGGTGGCAGGCGGGAAAGGGCTGTCATGGCGACAGCGCAGGGCCACGAGAGATGCACGGACGCTCGCGGCAGCCCCGGCGGAGCGCCGCGCCGACCACCGGGAACGCGGCAATGGCCTGAGGGGGGTGACGCACATGCCGAGCCGCGAACGGCCCCGGAGGGAGCCCGGGCGTAACCAGATCGGGCGTCCGGACCAGCTTCGGGCCCGCCGCCCCCGCGGGCGCGACGCCGAGCCTTCTCCAACAACCGGGGGCGAGACCACGATCGGTCTCGCCCCCGTTTTCCATCTCCTCCCGAACGAATTTCAGCGCGTGCATCCGGGGTCCGGCCGGCGGGTCACCCGTCCGTGCGCGTTACATCGGTGGTGGAGCGGTCCGACTTCTACCGCTTCTTGTTCGCGGGCGCGTTGTGGCCGGGCCGGAAGTTGATGAGCTCCAGCGCGCGGCCGTGCTCGCCGGCGGTCATCTCCACGGCGTTTCCGTGCTGCGTCAGCTGCGGCGAAACATAGGGCTTCTTGTCCATGTTCTCTCGCTTTCTCGGACCGGGGCGCGGAGCCCCGGCGTGGTGGGTTGGTGTACGATGCGAGTGGCCCGCCGGCCGGACCCCGGACGTCCTCCGTCACTTTGCCTCATCTTCGCCCCTCGCGGTGAGGGGGCGTCAGGCCGCCACCGCGGCCGGTGCGCGCACGAGCGCTTCCCATCGTCCCGCGCGCACCGCCAGCCAGGTTTCCAGCGCCAGCGAGCAGAGGAGGAGCGGAAGGCTGCGCACCTCGCCCTGGCGCGCCTGCCCGGTCGCGGCGCGGAGCGCGTCGGCGCGGACCCAGCCGCGGCGCGCGATCTCCGGGTCGCGCAGGAGCGCCTCGAGGCGCGCGCGCTCGCGGTGCAGCGCCCACAGGAGGCGCGCGTCGATGCCGCCCTTCCCGCGCCGCGTGCGGATCTCCTCGGGAAGAATCCCCCGCATCGCCTCGCGCAGCACGTGCTTGCCGCCGCGGGGGCGGATGCGCAGCGGCGGCGGAAGGCGAAGGGAGTGCTCCACCAGCGGGCGATGCAGGAAGGGGTAGCGCATCTCGATCCCGTCCTGGAACGGGCCGCGCTCCACGAAGGCCGGCAGCAGCGCCAGCTCCGTCGCGATCTGGTGCGCGAAGAAGCTTCCTCCGCGCGGGACGGCGAGCTGGCGCACCGCCGGGAGCCGTCGCCCGATCTCCATCCGGCGGCCGAATCCCGCGTCCAGCCACTCGGGGAGCTGCTCGTCCGCGCGGGCGCGGCGCGCCTGCAGCCAGGTGGGGAGAAACGGGTGGATGCCGTGGCGCCCCAGCCCCGTCCAGAACGACTGCCGCGCAGCGACGGAGAAGCGCACCAGCTCGCGCATCGCGGTCCGCATGTGGCCGGCGGCGATCAGGTCGGTGATGAAGCCCAGGCTTCCGGCGAGATAGTGGTCCGATCCCTGGCCCGAAAGGAGCACGCGCCCGCCGGCGCCTCGCACCCGGGCCACCATCTCCCGGTCGCGCGCCCAGAACGGGTAGTGCGGCCGCGGCTCGTCCGTGCGCGGCGGGGGCGAGCCGTCGTCCTGCCACGCCCACGGGTCGATCACCGTCTCGTTGCGCAGCCCCCAGCGGCGCACCACCGCGTCCGAGTACTTCCGCTCGTCGCCATCCCCCAGCGTCTCGACCAGCGTCACCGTCCCGGCGACGCCCGGCCCGCGCCCGGACTCCGCCAGCGTCTGCGCGACGCAGACGACGGACGAGGAATCCAGCCCGCCGGAGAGCTGCGACCACACGGGGACGCCGCCCTCCGTGCGGACGCGAACCGCCTCCTCCAGCAAGCCGCGGAACGTCTCCGTCGCCGCGCGCTCGTCCGCCGTCTCCGTGGGCGCGAAGTCGGCGGCGGACCAGAAGCGGCGGCGGGAGATGGAGCCGTCGCGCCACGCCAGCACCTCGCCCGGGGCGACCGCCTCCACGCCCGTCCACACCGTGCGGACGGGGGACACGGCGCCGCCCACGAGGAAATCGGCGATCCACTCCTCGTCGAGATCACCGCCGCGGGCCAGCGCGTCCGCGCGGGAGGCGAGGAGGAGCGCGCCGCCCCGTCTCGTGACGAACAGCGCCTTCACCCCGAACGGGTCGCGGATGGCCGTAAGCGTGCGGCGATCCCCATCCCACAGCACCAGCGCGAAGTCGCCCAGCAGCGCGTCCAGGCACCCCGCGCCGCGCGCCGCGTACGCCGCCAGCACCAGTTCGATGTCTGGCGCCCGGTCCCCGCGGACGCCGCCCCATCCCGCCACCTCGCCGCGGTTGTCCAGCCGCACGTCGCCGGCGGCGAGGAGCGCGCCGCGGCGGGCCAGGAGCGGGCGCAGCGCGTCGGGCTCGGTGCTCGCGGCGGCCGCAAAGGCACCGTCATCTACCCAAGCCGTCACGTCCCCCGCCGCGGCGATGCCGGTGGGGAGCCACGCCCGGAGGTCGG
This window contains:
- a CDS encoding SEFIR domain-containing protein, producing MSDPDPQTYPERVLISYSHDSAEHRERVLALAARLRGDGVFVMLDQYDPHPSIGWPQWMRREIAKATHVLVVCTETYLRRVNLDESPDRGLGATWEGTLIILETYASQGHNDKFIPIVFSSAAQPFVPDFLQGATRYDVSSEDGYDALYARLTGQRLVAVPPLGPRRKVGVAAREEGLESPVRPSNAAPIPVATDLMLIEAKETTQFIPVMRIREQGDRVEFTLVPQNADITAFLSELKDRWGKTRVWVAYGDSAHSGSVEAADRVRDSLGERWIVSVVVDEGSRGSSMEIATSGKSADEIAELRARRILLNEKPPADVARWGQVDSMLETLVQGVGAGRSLVESPLLPLYRQHGSNPRLFLAAARLAAVLELRRTETVAHVLELIFQMEDPRRLYVRFRGRRRKIYTNMPAYEMAFEGVCPLS
- a CDS encoding nuclear transport factor 2 family protein codes for the protein MIRTVAVLTAAAALGCAGPGSGPAVAPYPAAGAASDALHARSAGLQQAEAALDADRALAFWAEDGVIQAGGSPQVNGRAAIGALYRLYFTSLGVRELAGTPAGLTMAQSGDLAYETGVNRIVLRANGGDLLDMGKYLLVWRKIDGQWYAAALSFTSDAAAPRLIAATP
- a CDS encoding asparagine synthetase B family protein: MSPDLRAWLPTGIAAAGDVTAWVDDGAFAAAASTEPDALRPLLARRGALLAAGDVRLDNRGEVAGWGGVRGDRAPDIELVLAAYAARGAGCLDALLGDFALVLWDGDRRTLTAIRDPFGVKALFVTRRGGALLLASRADALARGGDLDEEWIADFLVGGAVSPVRTVWTGVEAVAPGEVLAWRDGSISRRRFWSAADFAPTETADERAATETFRGLLEEAVRVRTEGGVPVWSQLSGGLDSSSVVCVAQTLAESGRGPGVAGTVTLVETLGDGDERKYSDAVVRRWGLRNETVIDPWAWQDDGSPPPRTDEPRPHYPFWARDREMVARVRGAGGRVLLSGQGSDHYLAGSLGFITDLIAAGHMRTAMRELVRFSVAARQSFWTGLGRHGIHPFLPTWLQARRARADEQLPEWLDAGFGRRMEIGRRLPAVRQLAVPRGGSFFAHQIATELALLPAFVERGPFQDGIEMRYPFLHRPLVEHSLRLPPPLRIRPRGGKHVLREAMRGILPEEIRTRRGKGGIDARLLWALHRERARLEALLRDPEIARRGWVRADALRAATGQARQGEVRSLPLLLCSLALETWLAVRAGRWEALVRAPAAVAA